The Fontisubflavum oceani genomic interval CCTGCGATGATTGGGAAGAGCAACCCGTCGATGAAGAAAAACCAGGCCAGGAAGGTGAAGGGATCCGCCGCCGCGCGGATGCCATACGCATCATAGGTAGTGTAGAGCGCCACGAAGAGGCCTGTCAGGACCGCCAACCAAAGCGCCGGCACCAATGTGTCCCGCGCGACGGTAATCTTGCGCATATTGTAGATCGCAAGCCCGTAAATCCCGGCCAGCAGCACCCCGACGCCCAACCATTGCACGCCGTTAAACGTCTCGCCAAAGAGCAACCAAGCCCCGATCACGGTGAATAGCGGGCCAGTGCCCCGCATCACCGGATAGACCACCGTGAACGCACCACGCCGATAGCTGGCCAGCGCTGCCCATTTGTAAAGCGCGTGAATGACAAACGCACCCGCAAAGATCGGCCACATATGCGGCTCCGGCCAGGGGACGACAAAGAAAGCGAATGGAGCGGCCATAAGGCCGTAAGACGCATCAATCGCGCCACGGGCCAGAAGCGGATCATGGCGGCCCTTTTGCAGCGCGCCGAAAAAGGCGTGTAGGAATGCCGCAAGGAGCGCCAACCCCAAAGCCACCCACTCGCCGGAGGGCGTGCCTTCTAAAGAG includes:
- a CDS encoding EamA family transporter — protein: MGDFIISLEGTPSGEWVALGLALLAAFLHAFFGALQKGRHDPLLARGAIDASYGLMAAPFAFFVVPWPEPHMWPIFAGAFVIHALYKWAALASYRRGAFTVVYPVMRGTGPLFTVIGAWLLFGETFNGVQWLGVGVLLAGIYGLAIYNMRKITVARDTLVPALWLAVLTGLFVALYTTYDAYGIRAAADPFTFLAWFFFIDGLLFPIIAGRAYLRMEDPPAFGPLALRGFIGGLVAFGSFGSIMLATRLDHVGEAAVLRETSTVFAALIGWLVLRETVGPRRVALMGLIAAGAVIVEMGG